From the genome of Colias croceus chromosome 9, ilColCroc2.1, one region includes:
- the LOC123694203 gene encoding serine/threonine-protein kinase RIO1, with amino-acid sequence MSDGQFSDYEEDISTKVKSVRFADTPTYREISSDDLDSDDYFYDSDDQTQGPKKKENVNAQAPTHKITSYQPSEKLFKKYVNRINVDKYEPSMSENTQKFIERNDRKTDNERIRIKDKHDRATAEQVMDPRTKMILFKLLNRGVINEINGCISTGKEANVYHATSKDGRDFAVKIFKTSILIFKDRDKYVSGEYRFRNGYCRSNPRKMVKTWAEKEMRNLVRLFNANLNVPEPIILRSHVLVMTFMGEKGWPSPKLKDVEISQTSARSLYRDCIIMMWKMFNICKLVHADLSEYNLLYHNGNIVMIDVSQSVEHDHPHAFEFLRKDCTNISDFFRKRGVATLTVKELFDFITDTSINESNLEECLEKLSEKAASRNFDEMSAQEQVEEEAFKNVYIPKRLTEVINYERDITKAKKGDTTDLIYKKIAGFNEDLTGTVDKPDILQEDEISESGSDSDSENEEDDEKTKFKNSARPRDESPNSKKARKKAVKEEKAEKRKSKTKKHVKKRKDKGTGKK; translated from the exons ATGTCTGACGGCCAATTCAGTGATTATGAAGAAGATATATCTACAAAGGTTAAGTCAGTGCGG TTTGCAGATACTCCTACATATCGAGAAATAAGCAGTGATGATCTCGATTCAGATGACTACTTCTATGATTCGGACGATCAAACACAAGGCCcgaagaaaaaagaaaatgttaatGCCCAAGCTCCTACACACAAAATAACATCATATCAACCTAGTGAAAAACTTTTTAAGAAGTATGTTAATCGAATAAACGTTGATAAGTATGAACCATCTATGAGCGAAAATACTCAAAAATTCATAGAGCGTAATGATCGTAAAACTGACAATGAAAGAATTAGGATTAAAGATAAGCATGACAGGGCTACAGCTGAGCAGGTTATGGATCCTCGAACTAAAATGATTCTATTTAAACTTCTCAATAGAGGAGTCATAAATGAGATCAACGGATGCATATCTACAGGCAAAGAAGCTAATGTATACCATGCTACATCAAAAGACGGTAGAGATTTTGCTGTAAAGATATTCAAAACGTCAATATTGATTTTCAAAGACAGAGACAAGTATGTATCAGGAGAGTATAGGTTTAGAAATGGCTATTGCAGATCAAATCCCAGAAAAATGGTCAAAACGTGGGCTGAAAAGGAGATGAGAAACCTTGTAAGATTGTTCAATGCTAATTTAAATGTACCAGAACCTATAATACTTAGAAGTCATGTGCTTGTCATGACTTTTATGGGTGAAAAGGGATGGCCGTCTCCAAAACTCAAAGACGTTGAAATATCTCAAACCTCAGCTCGATCGTTATACAGAGATTGTATCATTATGATGTGGAAAATGTTCAACATATGTAAATTAGTGCATGCCGACTTATCAGAATATAATCTCTTGTACCATAACGGAAACATAGTTATGATAGACGTCTCGCAGTCTGTGGAACATGACCACCCACATGCTTTTGAGTTTTTGAGAAAGGATTGCACTAATATATCTGACTTCTTCAGAAAGAGAGGTGTGGCTACATTAACAGTTAAAGAGCTGTTTGATTTCATAACTGATACATCCATAAATGAAAGCAATTTAGAGGAATGTCTTGAGAAGTTATCGGAAAAGGCAGCGTCAAGGAACTTTGACGAAATGAGCGCACAGGAGCAGGTAGAAGAGGaagcatttaaaaatgtttacattCCCAAAAGATTGACTGAG GTTATCAACTATGAGCGAGACATAACAAAAGCTAAGAAAGGCGACACAACAGACCTAATATACAAGAAAATAGCTGGTTTCAATGAAGATCTCACAGGAACAGTGGATAAACCGGACATTTTGCAAGAAGATGAAATATCGGAGAGCGGTTCAGATAGTGACTCTGAAAATGAGGAGGATGATGAAA aaacaaaattcaaaaacTCGGCTCGCCCCAGAGACGAATCGCCAAACAGCAAGAAGGCAAGAAAGAAAGCTGTTAAAGAAGAAAAAGCAGAAAAAcgtaaatcaaaaacaaaaaaacatgttaaaaAACGCAAAGATAAAGGAACGGGCAAGAAGTAA